One stretch of Muribaculum intestinale DNA includes these proteins:
- a CDS encoding helix-turn-helix domain-containing protein: MGRRNIEMLEEIALEYKPFLMGKRFMTDAQLSERLGISRRTLQDFRDRGIIPFYRLDGKILYEEKDIAEYLSSIYIPKY, encoded by the coding sequence ATGGGAAGGCGAAATATTGAGATGCTGGAGGAAATAGCATTGGAATATAAACCATTCCTGATGGGCAAACGCTTTATGACCGATGCCCAATTATCGGAAAGACTTGGCATTTCGCGCCGAACATTGCAGGACTTCCGCGACAGAGGCATTATTCCGTTCTATCGTCTTGACGGAAAGATACTTTATGAAGAAAAGGATATAGCGGAATACTTGTCCTCAATCTACATACCCAAATATTAA
- a CDS encoding ISAs1 family transposase, whose protein sequence is MDFAASVPDFRRCDKGNIRHRLNDIIILMILGRTCGHVGRSDIIAFGKYNLNKFRKMGMLKNGIPSVATLCRVENGIDDPAMADSMQVFAENFHNELFKACRDREIVCVDGKAERGTVQENGRSPDIVSAYSFNTGITIATEACNEKSNGIKAVPILLDKIDILGKIVTADAMSMQKDIVEKIRKKGGDFLIELKASQPSLRYGIEDRPVEHTPVYSYTEGPELAHGRIETGTYRVYDGPDIIADKKKWGGNMTIIEYESSTVKKSTGVHTSEKRLYVSSMPTDTPQPGTIVRNHWSIECMHWGLDHNLQQDNIKRKSSRAARNLDTIQRIVYSVFSIWKGLRKKTIG, encoded by the coding sequence ATGGATTTTGCCGCCTCAGTCCCTGATTTCCGCAGATGCGACAAAGGAAACATCCGGCATCGACTCAACGACATCATCATTCTGATGATACTCGGACGGACGTGCGGGCATGTCGGACGTTCCGATATAATAGCGTTCGGCAAATATAATCTTAATAAATTCCGTAAAATGGGGATGCTGAAGAATGGGATTCCATCGGTGGCAACCCTTTGCCGGGTAGAGAACGGCATCGATGACCCGGCCATGGCGGACAGTATGCAGGTATTTGCCGAAAACTTCCATAACGAACTGTTTAAGGCATGTCGTGACAGGGAGATAGTCTGTGTGGACGGCAAGGCCGAGCGCGGCACCGTTCAGGAAAACGGGCGTAGCCCGGATATCGTCTCGGCCTATTCGTTCAACACCGGCATAACAATCGCCACCGAAGCCTGTAATGAAAAGAGCAACGGGATAAAGGCCGTACCGATACTTCTTGATAAAATAGATATCTTAGGAAAGATTGTCACAGCCGACGCCATGTCTATGCAGAAGGACATTGTCGAGAAAATCAGAAAGAAAGGCGGAGACTTTCTGATAGAACTCAAAGCCAGCCAGCCGTCATTGCGATACGGCATTGAGGACAGGCCGGTGGAACACACACCGGTATATTCTTACACCGAAGGTCCCGAACTGGCCCACGGAAGGATAGAGACGGGAACCTACCGCGTATATGACGGACCGGACATTATCGCAGACAAGAAGAAATGGGGCGGAAACATGACCATCATAGAGTATGAATCCTCCACAGTCAAAAAGTCAACAGGAGTACACACCTCAGAAAAACGCCTGTACGTCAGCAGTATGCCCACGGATACTCCGCAGCCCGGAACCATCGTACGCAACCACTGGTCGATAGAATGCATGCACTGGGGGCTGGACCACAATCTTCAGCAGGACAATATAAAACGCAAGTCGTCGAGAGCTGCCCGAAACCTCGACACCATACAGAGAATCGTTTACTCGGTGTTCTCAATATGGAAAGGACTTCGCAAAAAAACAATCGGATAA
- a CDS encoding site-specific integrase: MTNNPYFTLTFFTRKPRSEGYTDHKVYVRISVAGQQTDLAIGRSVNPENWDQKRKLSKGRSRRDLELNKYLDEIRARFCEIHTNLVREKKLVNPIVMRDLFLGKVEKPKMLCEIFTESNVKRKEEMERGDMVNATYLRWERCVTYLGEFLRLTMNVDDIPVRDVTAGMIDDFEHFLRVSKNCANNTAVKYLRYLKNTIQYAIAHKWITEDPFIGRKFHRTQAKRQFLTEAEIMEILKLDFSMMPRLELVRDTFVFCCFTGLAFCDIKSLQWSDIEKDRDGNMWIRKSREKTGELSIIPMLEVPRQITDKYVNHPVAVSTGVVLPVCSNQKMNAYLKEIADLAKITKPLTTHIARHTFASLSLNNHVPLESIQKMLGHSDIKTTQIYAKIQDQTVYEDMQTMRNRFDRLSINR; encoded by the coding sequence ATGACAAACAACCCTTATTTCACCCTGACCTTCTTCACAAGGAAGCCAAGGTCGGAAGGCTACACCGACCACAAGGTGTATGTCAGAATTTCAGTGGCAGGTCAGCAGACTGACCTCGCCATAGGCCGCTCGGTCAATCCTGAAAACTGGGACCAGAAACGCAAGCTCTCGAAAGGTCGCTCCCGGCGCGATCTGGAGCTGAACAAGTACCTCGATGAGATACGGGCCAGATTCTGCGAGATTCATACCAATCTCGTCCGTGAGAAGAAACTCGTCAACCCTATTGTTATGCGCGACCTGTTTCTCGGCAAAGTTGAGAAGCCTAAGATGCTATGTGAGATTTTCACTGAATCCAACGTAAAGAGAAAAGAGGAAATGGAACGCGGCGATATGGTCAATGCAACCTATCTGCGCTGGGAACGTTGCGTAACATACCTCGGTGAGTTCCTGCGTCTGACTATGAATGTCGATGATATTCCGGTAAGGGATGTCACGGCAGGAATGATAGATGATTTCGAGCATTTTCTGCGTGTCAGCAAGAACTGCGCCAACAACACGGCTGTGAAGTACCTCCGCTATCTCAAGAACACTATCCAGTATGCCATCGCGCATAAGTGGATAACAGAAGACCCGTTCATCGGCAGGAAGTTCCACCGCACTCAGGCGAAACGCCAATTTCTGACTGAGGCTGAGATTATGGAGATTCTCAAACTCGACTTCTCCATGATGCCGCGTCTGGAACTTGTCAGGGACACATTCGTGTTCTGCTGCTTCACCGGCCTTGCATTCTGCGATATAAAATCGCTTCAATGGAGCGACATAGAGAAAGACCGCGACGGCAATATGTGGATACGCAAGTCCCGCGAGAAAACCGGCGAGTTGAGTATCATACCGATGTTGGAGGTACCGCGTCAGATAACCGACAAATATGTCAACCATCCCGTTGCAGTATCTACAGGAGTAGTACTTCCCGTATGTTCCAATCAGAAAATGAACGCTTATCTCAAAGAGATTGCGGATCTCGCAAAGATAACCAAGCCTCTGACCACCCATATCGCGCGACACACTTTCGCGTCTCTGTCGCTCAACAACCATGTCCCTCTCGAATCAATCCAGAAGATGCTCGGACACAGCGACATCAAGACAACGCAAATCTACGCAAAGATTCAAGACCAGACCGTCTATGAGGATATGCAGACCATGCGCAACCGATTTGACAGACTGAGCATTAACAGATGA